The following are encoded in a window of Salmo trutta chromosome 9, fSalTru1.1, whole genome shotgun sequence genomic DNA:
- the LOC115200601 gene encoding C-X-C motif chemokine 13: protein MSFKPHYLLVVLTLCCFAALHAFPMGGFAPRLTCRCIRTSSAFISPMRFHKLEILPAGSHCSRIEIIVTKKDKTIVCVNPEARWINKVIALLQRNKASAGVPISTTKDSINTIVEQLQ from the exons ATGTCCTTCAAGCCACACTACTTGTTGGTCGTCCTGACTCTCTGCTGCTTTGCTGCTCTTCACG CGTTTCCCATGGGTGGCTTTGCTCCACGTCTGACGTGTCGCTGCATCCGGACGTCCTCTGCCTTCATCTCTCCTATGCGGTTTCACAAGTTGGAGATCTTACCAGCAGGATCCCACTGTAGTCGCATTGAGATCAT CGTTACCAAGAAGGACAAGACCATCGTCTGTGTGAATCCAGAGGCGAGATGGATCAACAAAGTCATTGCCCTGTTACAAAG GAACAAGGCAAGTGCAGGTGTCCCCATTTCAACCACTAAGGACAGCATCAACACGATAGTGGAACAGCTACAGTAA
- the LOC115200600 gene encoding CCR4-NOT transcription complex subunit 6-like isoform X2 has protein sequence MPKEKYDSPDPRRLYTIMSAEEAANGKKSHWAELEISGRVRSLSSSLWTLTHLTALHINDNNLSRIPPDIAKLPHLAYLNLSSNKLRSLPAELGNMVSLRELLLNNNLLRVLPYELGRLFQLQTLGLKGNPLSQDILNLYQESDGTRKLLNYMLDNLAVHPEQLPQRPWITLKERDPMIPTAMFTVMCYNVLCDKYATRQLYGYCPSWALNWEYRKKGIMEEITHCDADIISLQEVETEQYYALFLETLKDHGYDGYFCPKSRAKLVSEQERKHVDGCAVFFKTEKFTLVQKHTVEFNQVAMANSEGSEVMLNRVMTKDNIGVAVLLEVNKDMFSGGMKPLQETQFLLVANAHMHWDPEFCDVKLIQTMMFLSELKSITERALSSVATGSPTSDPTSIPIVLCADLNSLPDSGVVEYLSNGGVAENHKDFRELRYNEALSNFSCQGKNGPSDGSITHSFQLKSAYQGSLMSYTNYTYDFKGVIDYIFFSKTHMSVAGLLGPLESQWLTDNNITGCPHPHIPSDHFSLLAQLELHPPVTTSLNGLHLPVHS, from the exons GTCGGGTCAGAAGTCTGAGCAGTTCTCTGTGGACCCTCACCCACCTGACGGCTCTACACATCAACGACAACAACCTGAGTCGCATCCCGCCCGACATCGCCAAGCTGCCACACCTGGCCTACCTGAACCTGTCGTCCAACAAGCTCCGTAGCCTGCCCGCCGAGCTCGGAAACATGGTGTCTCTCAG GGAGTTGCTTTTAAACAACAATCTTTTGCGAGTTCTACCTTACGAACTCGGGCGGCTGTTCCAGTTACAAACCCTGGGGCTAAAAG GTAACCCTTTGTCCCAAGACATCCTCAACCTGTACCAGGAATCAGACGGAACCAGAAAGCTCTTGAACTACATGCTTGACAATCTAGCAG TGCACCCAGAACAACTCCCCCAGAGACCTTGGATCACCTTGAAGGAGCGAGACCCAATGATCCCCACAG ccatGTTCACAGTCATGTGTTACAACGTGCTGTGTGACAAGTACGCCACCCGTCAGCTGTACGGCTACTGCCCCTCCTGGGCCCTCAACTGGGAGTACAGGAAGAAGGGCATCATGGAGGAAATCACACACTGTGACGCTGACATCATCAGTCTACAG GAGGTGGAGACGGAGCAGTACTACGCCCTCTTCCTGGAGACTCTAAAGGACCATGGGTACGACGGGTACTTCTGCCCAAAGTCTCGTGCCAAACTGGTCTCAGAACAGGAGAGGAAGCACGTGGACGGATGTGCTGTATTCTTCAAGACTGAGAA ATTTACTCTGGTGCAGAAACACACAGTGGAGTTCAACCAGGTTGCCATGGCAAACTCtgagggttcagaggtcatgttGAACAGGGTCATGACCAAGGACAACATCGGGGTCGCTGTCCTGCTGGAGGTCAACAAGGACATGTTCTCTGGTG GCATGAAGCCTCTGCAGGAGACACAGTTCCTTCTGGTGGCTAACGCCCACATGCACTGGGACCCAGAGTTCTGTGACGTCAAGCTGATCCAGACCATGATGTTCCTGTCTGAGCTGAAGAGCATCACAGAGAGGGCGCTGAGCTCCGTGGCAACAGGCTCCCCGACCTCCGACCCCACCTCCATCCCTATCGTGCTCTGTGCTGACCTCAACTCCCTGCCAGACTCTG GTGTAGTGGAGTACCTGAGTAACGGTGGTGTAGCAGAGAACCATAAGGACTTCAGAGAGCTGCGCTACAACGAAGCTCTCAGCAACTTCAGCTGCCAGGGGAAGAACGGCCCTTCTGACGGCAGCATCACACACAGCTTCCAGCTGAAGAGCGCCTACCAGGGCAGCCTCATGTCTTATACCAACTATACGTATGACTTCAAG GGCGTGATCGACTACATCTTCTTCTCCAAGACTCACATGTCTGTAGCTGGCTTGCTCGGTCCCCTGGAGTCTCAGTGGTTAACGGACAACAACATCACCGGCTGTCCCCACCCCCACATCCCCTCTGACCACTTCTCTCTGCTCGCCCAGCTGGAGCTCCACCCGCCCGTCACCACCTCCCTCAACGGCCTGCACCTGCCCGTCCACAG CTGA
- the LOC115200600 gene encoding CCR4-NOT transcription complex subunit 6-like isoform X1: MPKEKYDSPDPRRLYTIMSAEEAANGKKSHWAELEISGRVRSLSSSLWTLTHLTALHINDNNLSRIPPDIAKLPHLAYLNLSSNKLRSLPAELGNMVSLRELLLNNNLLRVLPYELGRLFQLQTLGLKGNPLSQDILNLYQESDGTRKLLNYMLDNLAVHPEQLPQRPWITLKERDPMIPTAMFTVMCYNVLCDKYATRQLYGYCPSWALNWEYRKKGIMEEITHCDADIISLQEVETEQYYALFLETLKDHGYDGYFCPKSRAKLVSEQERKHVDGCAVFFKTEKFTLVQKHTVEFNQVAMANSEGSEVMLNRVMTKDNIGVAVLLEVNKDMFSGGMKPLQETQFLLVANAHMHWDPEFCDVKLIQTMMFLSELKSITERALSSVATGSPTSDPTSIPIVLCADLNSLPDSGVVEYLSNGGVAENHKDFRELRYNEALSNFSCQGKNGPSDGSITHSFQLKSAYQGSLMSYTNYTYDFKGVIDYIFFSKTHMSVAGLLGPLESQWLTDNNITGCPHPHIPSDHFSLLAQLELHPPVTTSLNGLHLPVHRNPC, from the exons GTCGGGTCAGAAGTCTGAGCAGTTCTCTGTGGACCCTCACCCACCTGACGGCTCTACACATCAACGACAACAACCTGAGTCGCATCCCGCCCGACATCGCCAAGCTGCCACACCTGGCCTACCTGAACCTGTCGTCCAACAAGCTCCGTAGCCTGCCCGCCGAGCTCGGAAACATGGTGTCTCTCAG GGAGTTGCTTTTAAACAACAATCTTTTGCGAGTTCTACCTTACGAACTCGGGCGGCTGTTCCAGTTACAAACCCTGGGGCTAAAAG GTAACCCTTTGTCCCAAGACATCCTCAACCTGTACCAGGAATCAGACGGAACCAGAAAGCTCTTGAACTACATGCTTGACAATCTAGCAG TGCACCCAGAACAACTCCCCCAGAGACCTTGGATCACCTTGAAGGAGCGAGACCCAATGATCCCCACAG ccatGTTCACAGTCATGTGTTACAACGTGCTGTGTGACAAGTACGCCACCCGTCAGCTGTACGGCTACTGCCCCTCCTGGGCCCTCAACTGGGAGTACAGGAAGAAGGGCATCATGGAGGAAATCACACACTGTGACGCTGACATCATCAGTCTACAG GAGGTGGAGACGGAGCAGTACTACGCCCTCTTCCTGGAGACTCTAAAGGACCATGGGTACGACGGGTACTTCTGCCCAAAGTCTCGTGCCAAACTGGTCTCAGAACAGGAGAGGAAGCACGTGGACGGATGTGCTGTATTCTTCAAGACTGAGAA ATTTACTCTGGTGCAGAAACACACAGTGGAGTTCAACCAGGTTGCCATGGCAAACTCtgagggttcagaggtcatgttGAACAGGGTCATGACCAAGGACAACATCGGGGTCGCTGTCCTGCTGGAGGTCAACAAGGACATGTTCTCTGGTG GCATGAAGCCTCTGCAGGAGACACAGTTCCTTCTGGTGGCTAACGCCCACATGCACTGGGACCCAGAGTTCTGTGACGTCAAGCTGATCCAGACCATGATGTTCCTGTCTGAGCTGAAGAGCATCACAGAGAGGGCGCTGAGCTCCGTGGCAACAGGCTCCCCGACCTCCGACCCCACCTCCATCCCTATCGTGCTCTGTGCTGACCTCAACTCCCTGCCAGACTCTG GTGTAGTGGAGTACCTGAGTAACGGTGGTGTAGCAGAGAACCATAAGGACTTCAGAGAGCTGCGCTACAACGAAGCTCTCAGCAACTTCAGCTGCCAGGGGAAGAACGGCCCTTCTGACGGCAGCATCACACACAGCTTCCAGCTGAAGAGCGCCTACCAGGGCAGCCTCATGTCTTATACCAACTATACGTATGACTTCAAG GGCGTGATCGACTACATCTTCTTCTCCAAGACTCACATGTCTGTAGCTGGCTTGCTCGGTCCCCTGGAGTCTCAGTGGTTAACGGACAACAACATCACCGGCTGTCCCCACCCCCACATCCCCTCTGACCACTTCTCTCTGCTCGCCCAGCTGGAGCTCCACCCGCCCGTCACCACCTCCCTCAACGGCCTGCACCTGCCCGTCCACAG AAATCCTTGTTAG
- the LOC115200600 gene encoding CCR4-NOT transcription complex subunit 6-like isoform X3, translating to MPKEKYDSPDPRRLYTIMSAEEAANGKKSHWAELEISGRVRSLSSSLWTLTHLTALHINDNNLSRIPPDIAKLPHLAYLNLSSNKLRSLPAELGNMVSLRELLLNNNLLRVLPYELGRLFQLQTLGLKGNPLSQDILNLYQESDGTRKLLNYMLDNLAVHPEQLPQRPWITLKERDPMIPTAMFTVMCYNVLCDKYATRQLYGYCPSWALNWEYRKKGIMEEITHCDADIISLQEVETEQYYALFLETLKDHGYDGYFCPKSRAKLVSEQERKHVDGCAVFFKTEKFTLVQKHTVEFNQVAMANSEGSEVMLNRVMTKDNIGVAVLLEVNKDMFSGGMKPLQETQFLLVANAHMHWDPEFCDVKLIQTMMFLSELKSITERALSSVATGSPTSDPTSIPIVLCADLNSLPDSGVVEYLSNGGVAENHKDFRELRYNEALSNFSCQGKNGPSDGSITHSFQLKSAYQGSLMSYTNYTYDFKGVIDYIFFSKTHMSVAGLLGPLESQWLTDNNITGCPHPHIPSDHFSLLAQLELHPPVTTSLNGLHLPVHR from the exons GTCGGGTCAGAAGTCTGAGCAGTTCTCTGTGGACCCTCACCCACCTGACGGCTCTACACATCAACGACAACAACCTGAGTCGCATCCCGCCCGACATCGCCAAGCTGCCACACCTGGCCTACCTGAACCTGTCGTCCAACAAGCTCCGTAGCCTGCCCGCCGAGCTCGGAAACATGGTGTCTCTCAG GGAGTTGCTTTTAAACAACAATCTTTTGCGAGTTCTACCTTACGAACTCGGGCGGCTGTTCCAGTTACAAACCCTGGGGCTAAAAG GTAACCCTTTGTCCCAAGACATCCTCAACCTGTACCAGGAATCAGACGGAACCAGAAAGCTCTTGAACTACATGCTTGACAATCTAGCAG TGCACCCAGAACAACTCCCCCAGAGACCTTGGATCACCTTGAAGGAGCGAGACCCAATGATCCCCACAG ccatGTTCACAGTCATGTGTTACAACGTGCTGTGTGACAAGTACGCCACCCGTCAGCTGTACGGCTACTGCCCCTCCTGGGCCCTCAACTGGGAGTACAGGAAGAAGGGCATCATGGAGGAAATCACACACTGTGACGCTGACATCATCAGTCTACAG GAGGTGGAGACGGAGCAGTACTACGCCCTCTTCCTGGAGACTCTAAAGGACCATGGGTACGACGGGTACTTCTGCCCAAAGTCTCGTGCCAAACTGGTCTCAGAACAGGAGAGGAAGCACGTGGACGGATGTGCTGTATTCTTCAAGACTGAGAA ATTTACTCTGGTGCAGAAACACACAGTGGAGTTCAACCAGGTTGCCATGGCAAACTCtgagggttcagaggtcatgttGAACAGGGTCATGACCAAGGACAACATCGGGGTCGCTGTCCTGCTGGAGGTCAACAAGGACATGTTCTCTGGTG GCATGAAGCCTCTGCAGGAGACACAGTTCCTTCTGGTGGCTAACGCCCACATGCACTGGGACCCAGAGTTCTGTGACGTCAAGCTGATCCAGACCATGATGTTCCTGTCTGAGCTGAAGAGCATCACAGAGAGGGCGCTGAGCTCCGTGGCAACAGGCTCCCCGACCTCCGACCCCACCTCCATCCCTATCGTGCTCTGTGCTGACCTCAACTCCCTGCCAGACTCTG GTGTAGTGGAGTACCTGAGTAACGGTGGTGTAGCAGAGAACCATAAGGACTTCAGAGAGCTGCGCTACAACGAAGCTCTCAGCAACTTCAGCTGCCAGGGGAAGAACGGCCCTTCTGACGGCAGCATCACACACAGCTTCCAGCTGAAGAGCGCCTACCAGGGCAGCCTCATGTCTTATACCAACTATACGTATGACTTCAAG GGCGTGATCGACTACATCTTCTTCTCCAAGACTCACATGTCTGTAGCTGGCTTGCTCGGTCCCCTGGAGTCTCAGTGGTTAACGGACAACAACATCACCGGCTGTCCCCACCCCCACATCCCCTCTGACCACTTCTCTCTGCTCGCCCAGCTGGAGCTCCACCCGCCCGTCACCACCTCCCTCAACGGCCTGCACCTGCCCGTCCACAGGTAG